A genomic region of Thunnus albacares chromosome 4, fThuAlb1.1, whole genome shotgun sequence contains the following coding sequences:
- the LOC122980120 gene encoding voltage-dependent calcium channel subunit alpha-2/delta-2-like isoform X1 — MAIGKRSCSIVCLVSIQIILIFSASWPGAEGLTFPQQYTIMHWARRIEQEIDTVFQHITGAQQLKGIYNEERRRFSLVRNQPRKIVEKVASDIEKLLAKKRKALDRLASEAERLQREHLWQDGIKELDMAYYDSKAELDYYSMDGEGEVENPSHIKLEFVYDPNFKNNVNYSYTAVQIPTDIYKGAPVILNELNWTQALEKVFMENSREDPSLLWQAFGSATGVTRYYPATPWKAPDKIDLYDVRRRPWYIQGASSPKDMVILVDVSGSVSGLTLKLIKASVMEMLDTLSDDDYVNVARFNEKAEAVVPCFKHLVQANVRNKKIFKDAVQQMQAKGTTDYKSGFHFAFNQLLNKTNVPRANCNKIIMLFTDGGEDRAQDVFMQYNWPNKTVRVFTFSVGQHNYDVTPLQWIACTNKGYYFEIRSICAIRINTQEYLDVLGRPMVLAGSDAKQVQWTNVYQDALGLGMVVTGTLPVFNLTMDGNSQNQLILGVMGVDVHLDEIKRLTPRYNLGANGYIFAIDPNGYLLLHPNLQPKLVNLPEPVTLDFLDAEVEDSNKEEIRRQMIDGKPGDMQIKTLIKSIDEQYIDEVRRGYTWTPINGTDYSLGLVLPPYNEYYIQADLSDVMLQLQYMQSLLPSSFESSGHVFLAPREYCKRLQLSDNNTQFLQNFLSLMLDISPESDECDQGLIHNLILDSRIIGQLASRVWKNKDLNSYGFLAVFASTDGGITRVFPNLASELWDEDPEPFNSNYYRRSLDNKGYMFRAPSRASLDDPVGAENGTVGIVVSSAIEVNLGGKLLKPAVVGVKLDLEAWVDKFKILASNVSDNRQGSHKCGPSRSCEMDCEVNTDDLLCYLIDDGGFLVMSNQRDHWKKIGLFFGDVDPYLMHALYNNSIFTRRQSFHYQSACEPVSSSHTGAAPRGIFVPSIADILSLAWWTSTLAWSVMQQLLYGLAYNSWLYQDDVLVEGFETRESSCVTIQSQFYFTNTTNSYNVLQDCGNCSRLFHAKRIENTNLLFVVAETLPCSSCEIERLTQVRTEFQEENPCEVLSNARYRKGPSSCFDYSALENTSECGRGHSLQSSIGVLLFIQLVLPLFHL, encoded by the exons atataCAATGAAGAAAGAAGACGGTTTAGTCTGGTGAGGAATCAGCCTCGGAAGATTGTGGAGAAGGTGGCCTCAGATATCGAGAAACTTCTGGCTAAAAAGCGCAAAGCCCTCGAT AGATTAGCCAGTGAAGCAGAGCGGCTGCAACGAGAGCATCTATGGCAGGATGGAATCAAG GAGCTAGACATGGCGTATTATGACTCCAAGGCAGAGCTGGATTAT TATTCCATGGATGGAGAAGGAGAGGTGGAAAATCCTTCCCACATCAAACTGGAGTTTGTTTACGATCCGAATTTCAAAAACAATGTCAACTACTCCTACACGGCTGTTCAGATTCCCACAGATATTTACAAAGGAG CTCCAGTCATTCTGAATGAGCTGAACTGGACACAAGCGCTGGAGAAGGTGTTCATGGAGAACAGTCGGGAGGATCCGTCACTGCTGTGGCAGGCGTTTGGGAGTGCGACAGGAGTCACCCGCTACTACCCAG CTACACCTTGGAAAGCGCCAGATAAAATTGACCTGTATGATGTCAGGAGGAGGCCATG GTACATTCAGGGCGCCTCATCTCCCAAAGATATGGTCATTCTTGTCGATGT GAGCGGCAGCGTCAGTGGACTCACCCTGAAACTGATCAAGGCGTCAGTGATGGAAATGCTGGACACTTTGTCCGATGATGACTACGTCAACGTGGCTAGG TTTAACGAGAAGGCAGAGGCGGTGGTGCCTTGCTTCAAACATCTAGTCCAGGCAAACGTGCGCAACAAAAAGATCTTCAAAGATGCAGTGCAGCAGATGCAGGCTAAAGGCACCACTGACTACAAGTCTGGATTTCATTTTGCCTTCAACCAGCTGTTAAAT aagaCAAATGTCCCACGGGCCAactgcaataaaataatcatgCTGTTCACTGACGGAGGAGAGGACAGAGCTCAGGACGTCTTCATGCAATACAACTGGCCCAATAAAACG GTTCGAGTATTCACCTTTTCTGTGGGTCAACACAACTATGATGTCACACCTTTACAGTGGATTGCATGCACGAATAAAG GTTACTATTTTGAGATCCGTTCCATCTGTGCTATAAGGATTAACACCCAG GAGTATCTAGACGTGCTGGGACGTCCCATGGTTCTGGCAGGAAGTGATGCCAAGCAGGTCCAGTGGACCAATGTGTATCAGGATGCTTTG GGTCTTGGCATGGTAGTAACTGGGACTTTGCCTGTATTTAATCTCACCATGGATGGAAACTCACAG AATCAGCTGATATTAGGTGTCATGGGAGTAGACGTGCATCTTGATGAGATAAAGCGACTCACACCACGTTACAAT CTTGGAGCCAATGGATACATATTTGCCATTGATCCAAATGGATATCTTCTCCTTCACCCTAATCTTCAGCCAAAG CTTGTGAACCTACCTGAGCCTGTGACGCTGGACTTCCTGGATGCAGAGGTGGAGGACAGCAATAAAGAGGAG ATCCGGCGACAGATGATTGATGGAAAACCAGGAGACATGCAGATCAAAACTCTTATCAAGTCAATTGATGAG CAATACATCGATGAGGTACGCAGGGGTTACACATGGACTCCTATCAATGGTACAGATTACAG TCTTGGTTTGGTATTACCTCCCTACAATGAGTATTACATCCAGGCAGACCTAAGTGATGTGATGCTGCAGCTCCAGT ATATGCAGTCGTTGCTGCCCAGCTCCTTTGAATCATCTGGACATGTGTTTCTGGCTCCTAg GGAATACTGCAAGCGTCTCCAGCTTTCTGACAACAACACACAGTTTTTGCAGaacttcctctctctcatgctGGACATTTCCCCAGAGTCTGATGAGT GTGACCAAGGCCTCATCCACAACCTGATTTTGGATTCTCGGATTATTGGGCAGCTGGCCTCACGCGTATGGAAGAACAAGGACCTCAATTC GTACGGCTTCCTGGCTGTATTTGCATCCACAGATGGAGGAATAACACGAGTTTTCCCCAACTT GGCCTCTGAGTTATGGGATGAGGATCCTGAACCCTTCAATTCAAATTACTACAGACGGAGCCTCGACAACAAAGGTTACATGTTCAGAGCTCCATCTAGAGCCT CCTTGGACGACCCTGTAGGTGCAGAAAACGGCACAGTTGGAATTGTGGTTAGTTCAGCTATAGAAGTTAATTTAGGAGGCAAACTTCTCAAACCTGCAG TGGTTGGAGTGAAGCTGGACTTGGAGGCGTGGGTAGACAAGTTTAAGATCCTGGCCAGCAATGTGTCAGACAATCGTCAAGGCTCACACAAG tgcgGACCATCCAGGAGTTGTGAGATGGACTGTGAAGTCAACACTGAT GACCTCCTGTGCTATCTCATAGATGATGGTGGGTTCCTGGTTATGTCCAATCAGAGAGACCACTGGAAAAAG ATCGGCCTCTTCTTTGGCGACGTGGACCCTTACCTAATGCACGCACTCTACAACAATTCTATCTTCACTCGACGTCAGTCTTTCCACTACCAGTCTGCATGTGAACCGGTCAGCAGCAGCCACACCGGTGCAGCACCCAGAGGCATCTTTGTG CCGTCCATTGCTGACATCCTCAGCTTGGCCTGGTGGACGTCCACATTGGCATG GTCTGTGATGCAGCAGCTACTGTATGGACTGGCATACAACAGCTGGCTTTACCAAG ATGATGTCCTGGTAGAAGGTTTTGAGACAAGGGAGAGCAGCTGTGTGACCATCCAAAGCCAGTTCTACTTTACAAACACCACCAACTCCTACAATGTGCTGCAGGACTGTGGAAACTGCTCACG GCTGTTCCACGCAAAGCGGATAGAAAACACCAACCTCCTTTTTGTGGTCGCTGAGACGCTTCCCTGCAGCTCCTGTGAGATAGAGAGGCTGACCCAGGTCAGGACAGAGT TCCAGGAGGAGAATCCATGTGAAGTACTGAGCAACGCACGGTATCGTAAAGGCCCATCTTCCTGTTTTGACTACAGTGCCTTA GAAAACACATCAGAGTGTGGACGGGGTCATTCTCTGCAGTCCTCTATAGGAGTCCTTCTCTTCATTCAGCTTGTTCTGCCCCTATTTCATCTCTGA
- the LOC122980120 gene encoding voltage-dependent calcium channel subunit alpha-2/delta-2-like isoform X2 — protein sequence MHWARRIEQEIDTVFQHITGAQQLKGIYNEERRRFSLVRNQPRKIVEKVASDIEKLLAKKRKALDRLASEAERLQREHLWQDGIKELDMAYYDSKAELDYYSMDGEGEVENPSHIKLEFVYDPNFKNNVNYSYTAVQIPTDIYKGAPVILNELNWTQALEKVFMENSREDPSLLWQAFGSATGVTRYYPATPWKAPDKIDLYDVRRRPWYIQGASSPKDMVILVDVSGSVSGLTLKLIKASVMEMLDTLSDDDYVNVARFNEKAEAVVPCFKHLVQANVRNKKIFKDAVQQMQAKGTTDYKSGFHFAFNQLLNKTNVPRANCNKIIMLFTDGGEDRAQDVFMQYNWPNKTVRVFTFSVGQHNYDVTPLQWIACTNKGYYFEIRSICAIRINTQEYLDVLGRPMVLAGSDAKQVQWTNVYQDALGLGMVVTGTLPVFNLTMDGNSQNQLILGVMGVDVHLDEIKRLTPRYNLGANGYIFAIDPNGYLLLHPNLQPKLVNLPEPVTLDFLDAEVEDSNKEEIRRQMIDGKPGDMQIKTLIKSIDEQYIDEVRRGYTWTPINGTDYSLGLVLPPYNEYYIQADLSDVMLQLQYMQSLLPSSFESSGHVFLAPREYCKRLQLSDNNTQFLQNFLSLMLDISPESDECDQGLIHNLILDSRIIGQLASRVWKNKDLNSYGFLAVFASTDGGITRVFPNLASELWDEDPEPFNSNYYRRSLDNKGYMFRAPSRASLDDPVGAENGTVGIVVSSAIEVNLGGKLLKPAVVGVKLDLEAWVDKFKILASNVSDNRQGSHKCGPSRSCEMDCEVNTDDLLCYLIDDGGFLVMSNQRDHWKKIGLFFGDVDPYLMHALYNNSIFTRRQSFHYQSACEPVSSSHTGAAPRGIFVPSIADILSLAWWTSTLAWSVMQQLLYGLAYNSWLYQDDVLVEGFETRESSCVTIQSQFYFTNTTNSYNVLQDCGNCSRLFHAKRIENTNLLFVVAETLPCSSCEIERLTQVRTEFQEENPCEVLSNARYRKGPSSCFDYSALENTSECGRGHSLQSSIGVLLFIQLVLPLFHL from the exons atataCAATGAAGAAAGAAGACGGTTTAGTCTGGTGAGGAATCAGCCTCGGAAGATTGTGGAGAAGGTGGCCTCAGATATCGAGAAACTTCTGGCTAAAAAGCGCAAAGCCCTCGAT AGATTAGCCAGTGAAGCAGAGCGGCTGCAACGAGAGCATCTATGGCAGGATGGAATCAAG GAGCTAGACATGGCGTATTATGACTCCAAGGCAGAGCTGGATTAT TATTCCATGGATGGAGAAGGAGAGGTGGAAAATCCTTCCCACATCAAACTGGAGTTTGTTTACGATCCGAATTTCAAAAACAATGTCAACTACTCCTACACGGCTGTTCAGATTCCCACAGATATTTACAAAGGAG CTCCAGTCATTCTGAATGAGCTGAACTGGACACAAGCGCTGGAGAAGGTGTTCATGGAGAACAGTCGGGAGGATCCGTCACTGCTGTGGCAGGCGTTTGGGAGTGCGACAGGAGTCACCCGCTACTACCCAG CTACACCTTGGAAAGCGCCAGATAAAATTGACCTGTATGATGTCAGGAGGAGGCCATG GTACATTCAGGGCGCCTCATCTCCCAAAGATATGGTCATTCTTGTCGATGT GAGCGGCAGCGTCAGTGGACTCACCCTGAAACTGATCAAGGCGTCAGTGATGGAAATGCTGGACACTTTGTCCGATGATGACTACGTCAACGTGGCTAGG TTTAACGAGAAGGCAGAGGCGGTGGTGCCTTGCTTCAAACATCTAGTCCAGGCAAACGTGCGCAACAAAAAGATCTTCAAAGATGCAGTGCAGCAGATGCAGGCTAAAGGCACCACTGACTACAAGTCTGGATTTCATTTTGCCTTCAACCAGCTGTTAAAT aagaCAAATGTCCCACGGGCCAactgcaataaaataatcatgCTGTTCACTGACGGAGGAGAGGACAGAGCTCAGGACGTCTTCATGCAATACAACTGGCCCAATAAAACG GTTCGAGTATTCACCTTTTCTGTGGGTCAACACAACTATGATGTCACACCTTTACAGTGGATTGCATGCACGAATAAAG GTTACTATTTTGAGATCCGTTCCATCTGTGCTATAAGGATTAACACCCAG GAGTATCTAGACGTGCTGGGACGTCCCATGGTTCTGGCAGGAAGTGATGCCAAGCAGGTCCAGTGGACCAATGTGTATCAGGATGCTTTG GGTCTTGGCATGGTAGTAACTGGGACTTTGCCTGTATTTAATCTCACCATGGATGGAAACTCACAG AATCAGCTGATATTAGGTGTCATGGGAGTAGACGTGCATCTTGATGAGATAAAGCGACTCACACCACGTTACAAT CTTGGAGCCAATGGATACATATTTGCCATTGATCCAAATGGATATCTTCTCCTTCACCCTAATCTTCAGCCAAAG CTTGTGAACCTACCTGAGCCTGTGACGCTGGACTTCCTGGATGCAGAGGTGGAGGACAGCAATAAAGAGGAG ATCCGGCGACAGATGATTGATGGAAAACCAGGAGACATGCAGATCAAAACTCTTATCAAGTCAATTGATGAG CAATACATCGATGAGGTACGCAGGGGTTACACATGGACTCCTATCAATGGTACAGATTACAG TCTTGGTTTGGTATTACCTCCCTACAATGAGTATTACATCCAGGCAGACCTAAGTGATGTGATGCTGCAGCTCCAGT ATATGCAGTCGTTGCTGCCCAGCTCCTTTGAATCATCTGGACATGTGTTTCTGGCTCCTAg GGAATACTGCAAGCGTCTCCAGCTTTCTGACAACAACACACAGTTTTTGCAGaacttcctctctctcatgctGGACATTTCCCCAGAGTCTGATGAGT GTGACCAAGGCCTCATCCACAACCTGATTTTGGATTCTCGGATTATTGGGCAGCTGGCCTCACGCGTATGGAAGAACAAGGACCTCAATTC GTACGGCTTCCTGGCTGTATTTGCATCCACAGATGGAGGAATAACACGAGTTTTCCCCAACTT GGCCTCTGAGTTATGGGATGAGGATCCTGAACCCTTCAATTCAAATTACTACAGACGGAGCCTCGACAACAAAGGTTACATGTTCAGAGCTCCATCTAGAGCCT CCTTGGACGACCCTGTAGGTGCAGAAAACGGCACAGTTGGAATTGTGGTTAGTTCAGCTATAGAAGTTAATTTAGGAGGCAAACTTCTCAAACCTGCAG TGGTTGGAGTGAAGCTGGACTTGGAGGCGTGGGTAGACAAGTTTAAGATCCTGGCCAGCAATGTGTCAGACAATCGTCAAGGCTCACACAAG tgcgGACCATCCAGGAGTTGTGAGATGGACTGTGAAGTCAACACTGAT GACCTCCTGTGCTATCTCATAGATGATGGTGGGTTCCTGGTTATGTCCAATCAGAGAGACCACTGGAAAAAG ATCGGCCTCTTCTTTGGCGACGTGGACCCTTACCTAATGCACGCACTCTACAACAATTCTATCTTCACTCGACGTCAGTCTTTCCACTACCAGTCTGCATGTGAACCGGTCAGCAGCAGCCACACCGGTGCAGCACCCAGAGGCATCTTTGTG CCGTCCATTGCTGACATCCTCAGCTTGGCCTGGTGGACGTCCACATTGGCATG GTCTGTGATGCAGCAGCTACTGTATGGACTGGCATACAACAGCTGGCTTTACCAAG ATGATGTCCTGGTAGAAGGTTTTGAGACAAGGGAGAGCAGCTGTGTGACCATCCAAAGCCAGTTCTACTTTACAAACACCACCAACTCCTACAATGTGCTGCAGGACTGTGGAAACTGCTCACG GCTGTTCCACGCAAAGCGGATAGAAAACACCAACCTCCTTTTTGTGGTCGCTGAGACGCTTCCCTGCAGCTCCTGTGAGATAGAGAGGCTGACCCAGGTCAGGACAGAGT TCCAGGAGGAGAATCCATGTGAAGTACTGAGCAACGCACGGTATCGTAAAGGCCCATCTTCCTGTTTTGACTACAGTGCCTTA GAAAACACATCAGAGTGTGGACGGGGTCATTCTCTGCAGTCCTCTATAGGAGTCCTTCTCTTCATTCAGCTTGTTCTGCCCCTATTTCATCTCTGA